A window from Oreochromis aureus strain Israel breed Guangdong linkage group 16, ZZ_aureus, whole genome shotgun sequence encodes these proteins:
- the LOC116314961 gene encoding uncharacterized protein LOC116314961 isoform X2 has product MKAPSVSLLLGVCVLLLSALAVSAVSLQVSPNLQQIFKKYASSVSLSCVDDDGQTADGWKVMITTDDYSYDCADSPSWYGYGVGYYSFCILDSFFSSDHFYFCENSSGQQSDEVSISISDRSVILEIPALPVRAGSNVTLRCRNHRGSTVEAYFFINGSHVGPEHQSELIITNVQKSDEGVYSCSVGVDKESLKSFLRVREPAATSSFSPPPPFLPPCLLLLLLFPLCLY; this is encoded by the exons ATGAAGGctccatctgtctctctgctcctcG gtgtgtgtgtgctgctgctgtctgcactAGCTGTTTCTGCAG TCTCTCTGCAGGTCAGTCCAAACCTCCAGCAGATCTTCAAAAAATACGCTTcttctgtgtctctgagttgtGTTGATGATGATGGACAGACAGCTGATGGATGGAAGGTGATGATAACAACAGATGACTACAGTTATGACTGTGCTGACAGTCCAAGCTGGTATGGATATGGTGTGGGATATTACTCTTTCTGTATTCTGGATTCATTCTTCTCCTCTGATCATTTTTACTTCTGTGAAAACTCGTCTGGACAGCAGAGCGATGAAGTCTCCATCAGCATTTCAG ATAGAAGTGTGATCCTGGAGATCCCTGCACTTCCTGTGAGGGCAGGAAGTAATGTCACTCTGCGCTGCAGAAACCACAGGGGTTCAACAGTCGAAGCTTATTTCTTCATTAATGGGAGTCATGTTGGACCTGAACATCAGTCAGAGCTCATCATCACTAATGTGCAGAAGTCTGATGAAGGTGTCTACTCGTGTTCTGTCGGTGTAGATAAAGAATCTCTTAAGAGCTTTCTGAGGGTCAGAG AGCCTGCTGCCACCTCTTCTTTCTCCCCTCCTCCCCCTTTTCTTCCcccctgcctcctcctcctcctcctcttccctctTTGTCTGTACTGA
- the LOC116314960 gene encoding uncharacterized protein LOC116314960, whose translation MFSRHPDDMKTPAVSLLLGVCVLLLSALAVSAVSLQVSPNLQQLIRESSSVSLSCVDDEGETADGWLVKRTGRGYTVDCRADASAFWRKFDSFCVLDISDYFNGIFFCENSSGQQSDEVSINVTVTSWFGTILEIPALPVRAGSNVTLRCRHKFLSREYNHRFSAEFYFKGSRVVSEHQSELLITNVQKSDEGFYSCWVDQNWRSPQSFLRVRESDPTTALPSTPPTASSTPPPPLSLSHTQFKFLCYLLAFCPYCISAGLLMYISCSRKLENKPAISMEMTQNNGGGDKLDEEWEVISDDVTTERYV comes from the exons ATGTTCAGTCGGCATCCGGACGACATGAAGACTCCAGCTGTCTCTCTGCTCCTCG gtgtgtgtgtgctgctgctgtctgcactAGCTGTTTCTGCAG TCTCTCTGCAGGTCAGTCCAAACCTCCAGCAGCTTATCAGAGAATCTTcttctgtgtctctgagctgtgttGATGATGAAGGAGAGACAGCTGATGGCTGGCTGGTGAAGAGGACTGGAAGAGGATACACTGTGGACTGCAGAGCAGATGCTTCAGCCTTTTGGAGGAAGTTTGATTCTTTCTGTGTTCTCGACATCTCTGATTACTTTAATGGGATTTTCTTCTGTGAAAACTCATCTGGACAGCAGAGCGATGAAGTCTCCATCAATGTAACAGTAACAAGCT GGTTTGGTACGATCCTGGAGATCCCTGCACTTCCTGTGAGGGCAGGAAGTAATGTCACTCTTCGATGCAGACATAAATTCCTGAGTCGTGAATATAATCACAGATTTTCAGCTGAATTCTACTTTAAAGGAAGTCGTGTTGTTTCTGAACATCAATCAGAGCTCCTCATCACTAATGTCCAGAAGTCTGATGAAGGTTTCTACTCATGTTGGGTTGATCAAAATTGGAGATCTCCTCAGAGCTTTttgagggtcagag AGTCTGATCCCACTACAGCGCTCCCTTCTACTCCTCCGACTGCCtcttccactcctcctcctccactttCTCTCAGTCATACTCAGTTCAAATTCTTGTGTTATCTACTGGCCTTCTGTCCATACTGTATCTCTGCTGGTCTGCTGATGTACATCTCCTGCAGCAGGAAGTTGGAAAACAAGCCAGCCATCTCCATGGAGATGACCCAGAACAATGGAGGCGGTGACAAACTGGATGAAGAGTGGGAGGTCAtcagtgatgatgtcaccacCGAGCGTTATGTCTGA
- the LOC116314961 gene encoding uncharacterized protein LOC116314961 isoform X3, whose product MKAPSVSLLLGVCVLLLSALAVSAVSLQVSPNLQQIFKKYASSVSLSCVDDDGQTADGWKQSDEVSISISDRSVILEIPALPVRAGSNVTLRCRNHRGSTVEAYFFINGSHVGPEHQSELIITNVQKSDEGVYSCSVGVDKESLKSFLRVREPAATSSFSPPPPFLPPCLLLLLLFPLCLY is encoded by the exons ATGAAGGctccatctgtctctctgctcctcG gtgtgtgtgtgctgctgctgtctgcactAGCTGTTTCTGCAG TCTCTCTGCAGGTCAGTCCAAACCTCCAGCAGATCTTCAAAAAATACGCTTcttctgtgtctctgagttgtGTTGATGATGATGGACAGACAGCTGATGGATGGAAG CAGAGCGATGAAGTCTCCATCAGCATTTCAG ATAGAAGTGTGATCCTGGAGATCCCTGCACTTCCTGTGAGGGCAGGAAGTAATGTCACTCTGCGCTGCAGAAACCACAGGGGTTCAACAGTCGAAGCTTATTTCTTCATTAATGGGAGTCATGTTGGACCTGAACATCAGTCAGAGCTCATCATCACTAATGTGCAGAAGTCTGATGAAGGTGTCTACTCGTGTTCTGTCGGTGTAGATAAAGAATCTCTTAAGAGCTTTCTGAGGGTCAGAG AGCCTGCTGCCACCTCTTCTTTCTCCCCTCCTCCCCCTTTTCTTCCcccctgcctcctcctcctcctcctcttccctctTTGTCTGTACTGA
- the LOC116314961 gene encoding uncharacterized protein LOC116314961 isoform X1 translates to MKAPSVSLLLGVCVLLLSALAVSAVSLQVSPNLQQIFKKYASSVSLSCVDDDGQTADGWKVMITTDDYSYDCADSPSWYGYGVGYYSFCILDSFFSSDHFYFCENSSGQQSDEVSISISGTRSELSLCDTALLVDLCLCITLLCLCWSDRSVILEIPALPVRAGSNVTLRCRNHRGSTVEAYFFINGSHVGPEHQSELIITNVQKSDEGVYSCSVGVDKESLKSFLRVREPAATSSFSPPPPFLPPCLLLLLLFPLCLY, encoded by the exons ATGAAGGctccatctgtctctctgctcctcG gtgtgtgtgtgctgctgctgtctgcactAGCTGTTTCTGCAG TCTCTCTGCAGGTCAGTCCAAACCTCCAGCAGATCTTCAAAAAATACGCTTcttctgtgtctctgagttgtGTTGATGATGATGGACAGACAGCTGATGGATGGAAGGTGATGATAACAACAGATGACTACAGTTATGACTGTGCTGACAGTCCAAGCTGGTATGGATATGGTGTGGGATATTACTCTTTCTGTATTCTGGATTCATTCTTCTCCTCTGATCATTTTTACTTCTGTGAAAACTCGTCTGGACAGCAGAGCGATGAAGTCTCCATCAGCATTTCAGGTACACGAAGTGAGCTGTCTCTGTGCGACACTGCACTGCTGGTGGATCTTTGTCTCTGCATCACccttttgtgtctctgttggtCAGATAGAAGTGTGATCCTGGAGATCCCTGCACTTCCTGTGAGGGCAGGAAGTAATGTCACTCTGCGCTGCAGAAACCACAGGGGTTCAACAGTCGAAGCTTATTTCTTCATTAATGGGAGTCATGTTGGACCTGAACATCAGTCAGAGCTCATCATCACTAATGTGCAGAAGTCTGATGAAGGTGTCTACTCGTGTTCTGTCGGTGTAGATAAAGAATCTCTTAAGAGCTTTCTGAGGGTCAGAG AGCCTGCTGCCACCTCTTCTTTCTCCCCTCCTCCCCCTTTTCTTCCcccctgcctcctcctcctcctcctcttccctctTTGTCTGTACTGA